A genomic window from Sorex araneus isolate mSorAra2 chromosome 2, mSorAra2.pri, whole genome shotgun sequence includes:
- the LOC101539910 gene encoding olfactory receptor 6C3-like produces the protein MKNHTAPTEFILLGLSDDPELQPVIFLFLFITYILSITGNLTIITLTLVDSHLQTPMYFFLRNFSILEISFTTVCIPRFLGTIITKDKTISYNSCTAQLFFFIFMGITEFYLLTTMSYDRYVAICKPLHYTTIMNKKLCIILVFFAWLVGFLNIFPLVILFLQLDYCGSNVIDHFTCDYFPLLQLSCSDTKLLEVIGFFSALVILLFTLALIIISYIFIIRTILKLPSASQRKKAFSTCSSHMIVISISYGSCLFMYANPSAKEKTSLNKGVAILNTSVAPMMNPFIYSLRNQQVKQAFKDTIQKVMNSNK, from the coding sequence ATGAAAAATCACACGGCACCCACAGAATTCATTCTTCTAGGGCTATCAGATGATCCAGAGCTTCAAcctgtgatttttctctttttatttattacatatatattaagtaTCACTGGAAATTTGACCATTATTACTCTGACCTTGGTGGACTCTCATCTACAGACCcctatgtacttcttcctcagaaACTTCTCTATATTAGAAATTTCCTTTACAACTGTCTGTATTCCCAGATTTCTAGGCACAATCATCaccaaagacaaaacaatttCATATAACAGTTGTACAGCTCAGCtgtttttcttcatctttatGGGCATAACTGAATTTTACCTTCTCACTACTATGTCCTATGATCGCTATGTAGCTATCTGCAAACCCCTTCATTATACAACCATCATGAACAAGAAACTCTGCATTATACTTGTCTTTTTCGCTTGGCTGGTAGGATTCTTAAATATCTTTCCGCTAGTCATTCTTTTCCTTCAGTTAGATTACTGTGGCTCCAATGTCATTGATCATTTTACTTGTGACTATTTCCCCCTCTTACAATTATCATGTTCAGATACAAAGCTCTTAGAAGTGATTGGCTTCTTCTCTGCGTTAGTAATCCTGCTTTTCACATTGGCATTAATCATTATATCCTACATATTTATCATTAGAACAATCCTGAAGCTTCCTTCAGCCAGTCAAAGAAAAAAAGCGTTTTCGACATGTTCCTCTCACATGATTGTCATATCCATATCCTATGGAAGCTGCTTGTTCATGTATGCCAACCCATCAGCGAAAGAAAAGACGTCACTGAATAAAGGAGTAGCTATTTTGAATACTTCTGTTGCTCCTATGATGAATCCATTTATCTATAGCTTGAGGAATCAGCAAGTGAAGCAAGCCTTTAAAGACACTATCCAAAAGGTTATGAATTCTAATAAGTGA
- the LOC101539643 gene encoding olfactory receptor 6C3: MNHSVITEFILQGLSDDPELQVMIFMFLFITYILSVTGNLTIITLTLLDSHLQTPMYFFLRNFSFLEISFTTVCIPRFLGAIVTRDKTISYNNCAAQLFFFIFMGVTEFYILTAMSYDRYVAICKPLHYTTIMSRKLCTFLVLCAWVGGFLTVFPPLMLLLQQDYCASNVIDHFACDFFPLLQLSCSDTRFLEIIGFYFALVTLLFTLALVILSYVYIIRTILRFPSANQRKKAFSTCSSHMIVISISYGSCIFMYANPSAKDSASLTKGVAILNTSVAPMLNPFIYTLRNKQVKQAFRDVVNKVIFSTK; this comes from the coding sequence atgaaCCACAGTGTGATCACAGAGTTTATTCTTCAAGGCCTTTCTGATGATCCTGAACTTCAGGTTatgatatttatgtttttatttatcacATATATACTAAGCGTCACTGGGAACCTGACCATCATCACCCTCACCCTCTTGGACTCTCATCTCCAGACGCCTATGTATTTCTTTCTCCGAAACTTCTCCTTTTTAGAAATCTCATTCACGACTGTATGCATCCCTAGGTTTCTGGGGGCAATTGTCACAAGGGATAAGACTATTTCCTATAACAATTGTGCAGCccaactatttttctttattttcatgggAGTGACTGAATTTTACATTCTGACTGCCATGTCTTATGATCGTTACGTGGCTATCTGCAAACCCCTTCACTATACAACCATTATGAGCAGGAAACTTTGCACCTTCCTAGTGTTATGTGCATGGGTAGGTGGGTTTCTGACTGTTTTCCCACCCCTTATGCTTCTCTTACAGCAGGATTACTGTGCTTCCAATGTCATTGATCACTTTGCATGTGACTTTTTCCCTCTCTTGCAACTGTCTTGCTCAGATACACGGTTCCTAGAAATAATTGGATTTTACTTTGCTTTGGTTACACTGCTCTTCACTTTGGCATTGGTGATTTTATCTTATGTGTACATTATCAGAACTATTTTGAGATTTCCATCTGCCAATCAGAGGAAAAAGGCTTTCTCGACATGTTCCTCTCACATGATTGTCATTTCCATTTCTTATGGAAGCTGTATATTCATGTATGCTAACCCTTCTGCAAAAGACAGTGCATCATTGACAAAAGGAGTAGCTATTCTTAATACCTCTGTTGCTCCCATGCTGAATCCCTTCATTTACACACTGAGAAACAAACAAGTGAAACAAGCCTTTAGAGATGTGGTTAATAAAGTGAtattttctacaaaataa
- the LOC101539389 gene encoding olfactory receptor 6C75-like — protein MRNYTKVTEFILLGLTDDPQWQVVLFVFLLITYLLSVTGNLAIITLTLSDPHLQTPMYFFLRNFSLLELSFTSVCTPRFLVTLVTGDRTISYNDCLAQLFFFIQLGVTEFYLLAAMSYDRYVAICKPLHYTTIMSSRVCILLIFCSWLAAFLIIFPGILLLVQLDFCASNIIDHFLCDASPILQLSCTNTRFLELLAFCSAVVTLMTTLTLIILSYSYIIRTILRIPSASQRKKAFSTCSSHMIVVSLSYGSCIFMYIKPSARERVTLSKGVALLHTCVAPLFNPYIYTLRNQQVKQAFMNLVHKIVIASNK, from the coding sequence atgagaaattacACAAAAGTAACAGAGTTTATTCTTCTTGGATTGACAGATGATCCCCAGTGGCAGGTTGTcctgtttgtatttcttcttattaCCTACTTGCTAAGTGTGACTGGCAACCTGGCAATTATCACCCTCACCCTTTCAGATCCCCATTTACAGACACCAATGTATTTCTTCCTTCGGAACTTCTCCTTGCTAGAATTATCCTTTACATCAGTCTGTACTCCCAGATTCCTCGTCACTCTCGTGACGGGAGACAGAACGATTTCCTATAACGATTGTTTGGCACAGCTATTTTTTTTCATCCAGCTGGGGGTGACAGAATTTTACCTTCTGGCTgccatgtcctatgaccgctatgtggccatctgcaaacctcTGCATTACACAACCATCATGAGCAGCAGAGTCTGCATCCTCCTCATCTTCTGCTCCTGGCTGGCAGCCTTCCTGATCATTTTCCCAGGAATCCTCCTGCTGGTGCAGTTGGATTTCTGCGCCTCCAATATAAttgatcattttctttgtgatgctTCTCCAATCCTGCAGCTTTCTTGCACGAACACTCGCTTTCTAGAACTCCTGGCATTTTGTTCTGCAGTGGTGACACTTATGACCACCTTAACACTGATCATTCTCTCCTACTCATACATTATCCGCACAATCCTGAGAATTCCTTCCGCGAGTCAAAGGAAAAAAGCCTTTTCCACGTGTTCCTCCCACATGATAGTCGTCTCCCTCTCTTATGGGAGCTGCATCTTCATGTACATTAAGCCATCTGCTAGGGAAAGGGTGACCTTAAGCAAAGGAGTAGCCCTTCTCCATACCTGTGTCGCTCCTCTCTTTAATCCTTACATATACACCCTAAGGAATCAACAAGTGAAGCAAGCCTTCATGAATCTGGTCCACAAAATTGTTATTGCTtcaaataaatga